agttcaCCTAATAACTTCATAGTTCACATCCTTTTTTCACGCAAACTCTAGGTTAAGCctgtattatttttcttgggggtgttttggttatttttttcttgttttttttttaatgagattgaatttgggttttatttttaaatgttagtGTTGGGTTTTTACGGAGAGTACAtgtgattttattcttttttttttttatcatgggaAGTACTTAATTTAAAAGCCAGATCATTTGATAcacatgatatttttatttgatagttaAGAGAGTGGGAATAAATTATTCttccttgatttattttttctaacttaTGTATGAGTGATTCAATCATAGAGACCAATTGATTACatctctttcttgttttaaaaatgtatctCATTTCTTTGTAGTACTCGAACATGGTATATTTATCTCCATTCCAACCTTTTTTTAACATGTGTTATTAATCCTTACACACGCACACTTATACTTGtgaaataatatttacattGTTATATTagaacattaaaacaatttgaaaatattaaaaaatattaatttaaaataaaaaaaattaagttacaCAATTAGAGacatttctttcttgttttaaaaatgaatctCATTTCTTTATAGTTTTCGAACACGGTATAGTTATCTCCATTCCAACCTTTCTTTAACATGTGTTATTAATCCTCACACACACTTATACTTGTGAGAGAATATTTACATTGTCCTGGTTAAGATTGTGACGGTATTTAAAAGTAaagtagtgattgttttttaaagtaatttttacttcaaaatgcatgaaaataatattttattattttttaaaaaaattatttttgatattagcacatcaaaacaatttgaaaaaattaaaaaaatattaatttgaagtaaagaaaagaataaaaataataatttttaaaaaaatacttttaaaatgcaaaaaaaatcatactttaAAGTGGAGTGATGGAGCTATTATTACAACCTTGATCTTTTTGTTATGTTCTTGATGTTCATGATTAATTATTGACTTAATAATATCTACCTCTACAATCAAGGATTTAAACCTCATTAGCATTGATTGATATACAAAGTGAGTACACGTCAAATATAAATTGCCATCGCATGAACATGTTACGAAATTGGATTTCAATTCTCAAATTCTAAGTACATGGACAGAGTAGGTTGGGCAGGATCTGTTATCtggattcttttttaaaagatattgtcATGTTCAAAGTctcataataaattttgtttttaagaatgtGCTTTTCAAGGAGATATATTGTATTTGAAGCATAAAAACTCTAAAATGTGTTCTAGCCGAAGGCTTCGATAGCACACAATCCATGTTCTCGCGCATGATGACGCTAATGATGATGTTGGTCCAAATTTGATGTATGGTTggcttttaaaaatatgttttgaatctATCCGGAACAGAAGATCTGTATGGTCGGTCGATGACATGTTTTGTGCTTTGCAAAGGAGGCGAAGAGAGCAAGCAAACTGAAGAGGTATCATTTGTCAAGCAGTGGTCATGCTATTATTGTTAGCCAGGTTGTCCAAGCCAATGAAGAAAATGCTGGGGAGCAGAAGGAAGCTTTTTATAAATGGAAGCATGATTATAGATCCAAAACTCACCACCCTCCATGCCTTCCTCTCACAGTGTTGGGCCCTGAACACTCTAACTTCATGTAGAAAATGGGTCTACGGTTTTGTGggagttattttgtttttactatcTCTTCAAACTCCGCACGCTGCAACCAACCAGATATTTGTTGCTCAGgttgttgaaaatttagtttacTAAATAAAAATGTGAGATTAGCTTCtataaacaatatgaaaaaaatacatcacgatctggaaaattattttttggattaaaagTATCCATCTTGTCGATTGAAAACTTATTtcataatcttcttcttctattgaTATAAGCAAGTGTAAAACATGGTAATCGAACTCGATTCTACAACGAATCTAGAAAAGTctgctgatttttttaaaataatattgttgttttaatgTGGATCTTAATTGGATATAACCAAATCATCCAGGTAGCTAAAAAGTTAACCAGATCGATCAATAAATGATATGatttcattcaattaaaaaccagCTCCCTTCCTTTCAATTTCCTCTCTTTACGCATCACGCCCCGCCCCGAAAAATTAGGCTACCGAAACACAAAGTAGCCCAAGACCATATACTCGCAGACAAGAAAACACAAACGAGCATCAAGCTTTTTTGAGACTCAAGCTCAAACAGGTCTAGATTTTGAGAAGAGAGGAAGGTGAAGAAGGCtggaattaataaataataatttgaaggaaaaaggCTTAAGAGGGTAAACAAATTAATACAACACTTTGCAGCAGAAACAGAATGGGGGCACGGACATGCAAACCCCTGTGAAGAAATAGAACAAGCTTGTATAACGCCCCCTTTATGTGGCAACCCATGCTCCAAGTGACAAATTACAGTAAGACAGATGTACTTGCTGATCAGAATCTAATATATTCTCGAGGTTTAACGTTCAGAACACATTCCTGAGCTACAGTACGCCACTGACCACCGAGAcccggaaaaacaaaaattgtagCGTATTGGGAATCAACCAATTATGATATACTTACGATTTCCTTGAAAAAGAATAGAAACGCCTGCTAATTACCAGCCCGTCCAAGAATACATCTTTTCTCATGTCTGGTTTATTTCTTCAGCTGGTTGTGGGTTTTGAGATAACCTTCTTGACTGCCTCGGCATACGTCTTGTGTTGATAAGTGAGGGTTGAATCAAGCAAGTCCCACACAGATGTCTTGGGGTTCCAACCTGATGCTCCACCAAACAAATGTCAAGAACTAGAGAgagtaaaattgaaaatgtaGCTCAAGAAACAAGGCAATACCAAGTTGTTTATTGATTATGGTCATGTCTGGAATTCTCTTGTCACTATCGTCATATCCTTCACCGTAGAACTCTTTGGAGCTGACATCAACTGTGGGTTCCTCCAGTGCAGGTTCGCCACTTACGTTTGCGTAGACCTGTCACAAGGAAAGTAAGTGCATCAATTTCAGGAGGCAGAGAAGAAGGTAGCACTGTAGTCATTAGCATAAACGAAAATACAAGAACAACTCCTCACCGCTGTCATCATTTCAGCAAGCTGCCTAACAGTGACTTCATTGTTAGGGTTGCCAACATTAAAAATATGACCGTTGGCCCTGTCAGGATTTTCCTATATAAAAATCACACCATTaggtatatctttttttttaaaaaaaaaaaaagagagaggatggGGGGGATAATTAACACGTACAATCATCAAGAGGACCGCCTCTATGGCATCCTTGATGTAAACAAAAGTTCTCTGGGATTCACCACCATCAACAAGCTTGAGTTGCTCACGACGAAGAAGAGCCTGAGACCAAGCAAAAATGGGACATCACAATCaaagaacacaaaaatataaaataatgattaaaatcCATGATGTGAAAAGTAGACTAACATTGCTGAAGCATGCCAGAACCCTGGGAACACCCTCACTTGGGCCATCAATGCCGGGTATGAAATCCATTCTGGGTCCAATCCAGTTGAAGGGCCTCACAATGGTGAACTCAAGCCCATTCTCTGCACCCTCAGCTGCCACCATTAAGAAAGGAAATCAGAAAAAAGTGTTCCAAGTAACTCAAAATCGCAAGATCATAGGACATGATTGATTACCATAAATCAACCTCTCAATCAACTGCTTTGCACATGCATAGGACCACCTCTGCTTCTCGATAGAACCGAAAATGCAGGGAGAGGCATCTTCTTTGAGGACATAGTATGCAGGGTCCTATCACAACACATCGAACAGAATTACTGGCCTCATTTCTAACTACAACCATATGatgaaaaactaaataacagaacaaatcaaaatcaaaagcaattcCAAAACATAACAATTTTTGTAACTCCCAATTCAAACAAGAACATCAATAATAGACAAGCTATGATCCAACCGCGCAATTTTATCAGTTTCTAACCTTTACCTCTAATCGAGCcatatcaaaatagaaaataccaATGACCTGCACTCTCTTATAAACGTTTTACATGACCTAACTAGTTACTCAGAAACTTTTGTGATCACACCTTTTGTCAAAGAACTATTTCAACCCAGAAGCGTAGACAGTAGGATAAGCCCCAAAAATAGTTTTCCATTACTCTCTAACACATCCCTTCGACTAAAAGTCTGtgaaactttaattttttaccttAATGGCTTTCATTAAGCTAAGTATGTGCACTTAACTATTGTAAAAATATCGAAAAAGACCCAACCACTGTACATGTAAATGCAAGCACATCAAGTGCAGCTTAAATCACGAATCTAAAATTACAAACAGATCAAGACCCTTCAAAATCACAGTACCCAAAAAATGCTCCTTCGCTAACATACATTAAGAAAGCAAGGAAAACACGAATCTTACCTGACGAAGAGGACTATCTTTAGGAAGAAAACTACCAATAGTTTTTCCATACACTTCACAAGTCGAGAAGTGAATCAAACGCTTCCCATTCTCTGAACAGTACTTCACCTAATataattccaaaaataaaattcaatcaacATCAAACCACACATCaacttcaacaaaataaatagagacCGAATCTTTATCAATTTCAACGATAATAACAAAACCAACGCAAACATTACCACGGGCAGCGCGTCAATAAAGTTGCTATAAATCGTATCCAAAGGACGCGTATTATAATCCGCTGGAGTACAGATCGCCGCCAGATTTATCGTCTGCATCACACATTAACACCAAAACACACAAATTAACACAATGATTAGCGCTTGATTATAGATTAACAACTTAAGAATAAGTTACAGCAATTACCAGATCTGACATCTTAATTAGGCCTTCGAGGCGAGAATCGTGCTTAATATTGATACGGTGAAACTGGATCCGGCCAGCCCATTCGAGACTATCCGGTTCGAGAAGGTGCTTGATCTTGTCACTGTAAACATCAAGAGCTAGGATCTTGTGTGGAGTTTCCTGCAAGATCTTCTCACAGAGGTGGGACCCGATGAAACCACCGGCACCGATCATCAATATTGTTAGCTGATTTATCGGTTTTCCATCAAGATTAATCCTCACCGTTGATGCTGCCATTGCTAGGAATCacagagagggagggagggaattAAGTGTTTTCTGAAGAGAAAATGGACAGAAATGAGAGTTTTTTTGGATGGAGAAAAGTTGAGAGAGTGGTTTATATTAGTAGGGTGACGATGTTAATGTGtgataaattgattgattttgtggGTCTATTTGTACGCGCGAGTGTGGATGAGGTAAATACTCGCTGTGGATGAGTGATACGTGTTGGGGCTCGTGATACGCGGTGGAATAGTGTGTGTTTTACTGTTTGTGTTGCATATTTGGGAAATAACCTCCTGTTTTGGCGCTTGTGTTTGCAACAGAAATCCAATTTccacctttctttctttcctttttttttttttggttaatttcttCCATGATTGAAAGATATAAGCCAGATCAGAAAACggttgttatttaatttatacgACGTGGTTAACTTCTCTTGAGTTCATTGAGAGATAATAAGGGAAATTTAAGTAATTggatagttttttaaaagaaataaaaataaagtaacattgtttttaaaaaataaataaaaaatatgattagatCATTCAAGACATGATTTAAgtaatttaagttaattaaaatataaaataatacctTTATATTCTAAGTTTACAAgtctaattaataaattagatcgaatttcaaaattataatttgacgaCATTCATTCAACATgatcatttaatataaattatttgagATAAGAAtgtgacacaaaaataataacaagggttaattagatgaaaataaataagctAGTCAATGAATTTATGACATAAAATCCGagttattcaaataatattgagataaaattatagttaaaatgAGTTGTAGTTTATTCGATGACTAACCTAATAAGGGATAAACATGTAAGGCacagtttgtttttatattttattttttgttttggtgtattttgaaaaatatatttgaattgaaataatatcaaattaaagttttttttagtattattttatagttttgatatgttaatattaaaaataaaaaataaaaaatatattattttaatatatttttaaataaaaaaaatactatatactACAATATTAAACACTCCAAATATTATCTCATGGTAACCATTGCTGTTATTAACCGATGGTGGAGAAAATTATCCATTCATAACAACCTCAAAtcatgatgtttattttttttattaattaagaaatttattttaaaaaatcgaCGTAAACGCTATAGGGAGTAGTCATTTCGTTGTATGAATAGACATGTATTATTGTGAATTGTTACaacaaaatgattattttcCCCACTTTTCCTAGGTGAAAAAAATTGGAGCCCTGGTTATAACTTATAAGGgtaatttaggttttttctatAGCCCATTGGCCATTAGAACTATTTAAGgacatttaaatctttttaaattgtagatcaataaaaatatttctttaccctcttgttaaaaaaaaaattgttaaccaaaaatctttttggttttCTCCTTACTGGGCACGGTTAAAATATATCTATGCTCTTAAAAgagacaaaatatatatatatatatatatatatatatatatatatatatatatatatatatgcattaagTGGTGTTCCTatcatttcacttttttttttttgatgggggattgttttgatattttaaaaatcaattactaaAAGTTGTTGGCATATGTTCATTACATGTCATCGTGTGGATGACATCCCCACTCTTTTGGCTGCGCATGGAACGCCACTCTCTAGTCAAGCATGGCCTTCCACCATGTCCTTGAAAGCACCACTGCATTTTCTTTCTCCTAATGTGATGCGCAACGATGGATGATGGGTGTTTTGCCGCAgtggttcctttttttttctctctttacgaGAGAAAGTGCATATTTGTCCCTTTTTctcatgatttttcaattacaacctctatgttttttattgcttgttttcatctttggtccatttataataattttttatgtttttaacttAGTTCTTAAactgtaatttatcatatattatttttatgttatcatatatttttttaatttctatttttttttcatttgctttaTTGTTAaagtttgtttggttttcaatttcacatctcggtcaaagtttatgttgttttgtttttttcaatctagccctcgttatttttatttctttttttcattttgttaaggttttttttttaatttaacctcaatatatttctttcatgctctctaatttattttttattttggttttcacccttgttctttttaattatagtttttttacgtgattgattttttttttcgatttcatccttcaacgttTAATTTGTTCGGGATTGAgctttatgtgttttttatttgttgtggtTCAATCCAATGACATGATCACAAGTTTAAGAGTTGATATGGTAAGGGATCCTTtttctacttgtttttttttatgatcttgtcactttacattatttttttatataaaaataataattttgtggttatttttaattgattttctatcGGTTTATTCTATTCTCATAACTTAGATCATAAATTTTGTCAGTTATTTTGtgatagagatttttttatgctctgttttgtatttaatatttgtgtgtgtgtatatatatatatgtgtgtaaaagctttattctataaaaatatagttttttagaaataa
This region of Populus trichocarpa isolate Nisqually-1 chromosome 9, P.trichocarpa_v4.1, whole genome shotgun sequence genomic DNA includes:
- the LOC7478613 gene encoding UDP-D-apiose/UDP-D-xylose synthase 2, with the translated sequence MAASTVRINLDGKPINQLTILMIGAGGFIGSHLCEKILQETPHKILALDVYSDKIKHLLEPDSLEWAGRIQFHRINIKHDSRLEGLIKMSDLTINLAAICTPADYNTRPLDTIYSNFIDALPVVKYCSENGKRLIHFSTCEVYGKTIGSFLPKDSPLRQDPAYYVLKEDASPCIFGSIEKQRWSYACAKQLIERLIYAEGAENGLEFTIVRPFNWIGPRMDFIPGIDGPSEGVPRVLACFSNALLRREQLKLVDGGESQRTFVYIKDAIEAVLLMIENPDRANGHIFNVGNPNNEVTVRQLAEMMTAVYANVSGEPALEEPTVDVSSKEFYGEGYDDSDKRIPDMTIINKQLGWNPKTSVWDLLDSTLTYQHKTYAEAVKKVISKPTTS